The stretch of DNA TCTGGCGGACCTCGTTAATCGTCCCGATTGATTTTTAGTGGCTATCGGCTGACCACTGGGAACCGACCCCCATAGGAAAAAGACCATGCGACATCAGAAACAGTTGACATCAAGAAGGCGACCCAGACGCCAGCGATGTCGCACCTGCCGATCTGATAATGGTAAACGCTTATGTCCAGCACTCAACGGTATGTTGATCTGTCCAGAATGCTGTAGAGCCAAACGGGCAAAGATTCCGGGGTGCGACGAGAGATGTCAGTACTATTCACCCCTACTTGTGTCAAGTAAGACAAATCGACCCTTGGATTTTCCTGTCCATCGATGTCTTGTCAGCCGTTCTCAGGACACTGGTATGCTAATCGTGGTTGGGACTCGAAAACGTCCAGACGGAAATTTGAAGGCGATGTTTGTCTTGCTGGATCTGTGGAAAAAAGGGATTCGAGACTGTTTTTTTGATGCCAACCTTTCTGAGAAAGAGTTTGAACGTGTCTCGCGGAAAATCGCAAAGCACTATAATCTCTTAGAATCCACCGATCCTGAAGATGCGGACGAACCCGAAGAACTCGTGCGGCTGCCGAAAGATACACTTGTCATTGAGGCGAATGCGGCAGTTCACTTAGATAAGGGTGTGAGAATTGTGGAGCATGAGGAAGCTTCCGAGGGCTTTGCTATTGACAGTATGCACGGTGCCCGCGCGATTCATGAGATTTACATCCCAAAGATTGGAAACTGGTACGTCTATCTTCGTGTTCTCTTTGGAAGAGGCGACGATTCTTATTGGATCGGTATGGACGACGCAATCGCGCACCCTTGGGATCGAGATGGGGGTCCAGGGGCAATCCGGGTTTGTCCAGAACCAGACGATACCACGAAATGGGGACGTTGGCTCTGGCATACCGGTCTCGAAAGCGTGGTGAGCAGCGGCGACAGGCAAGGGAACAGACCCGCCTTTTTCCGTGTTGAACGCACCGGCTACCATCGCCTTTGGTCGAAAGGTAGAGAGGACGGTTCGCGTCTCGACCAGATTTTGCTCACTCGCACCCGCGATTTTGATCCTGAAGTCGAGACAGACGGTAGATCGCTCCCCATTAGACATTCACAACAACTTTACGAGCCGGTTTCCATCTATGAATCCCAGAAATTAATTCGCCACGCCGTCCAAATTGCGACCGCTGTTAAGACCGAATTACCGTGGGAATTTAAATACGCGCTTCACGATGTTTGGGGCGACATCACCCAATTTCCTGAAACAGAAGGATCGCTCTACAAATGTCCGAAATGCGAAGCGGATCTGCCACAGCAGGCGGTTGACCTCATGATACAACATGCCCAATCCGATGACATCCAGTTCTACATCTTATGCCGGAAGTGCGGGGGTGAGTTTGATTAAGTCTTTTGGAAAGCTCCTTTACATCTTTCTTCAGTTCATACCTATGCAAATTTTTCAGACCTTTATTGTTTGTGTCACAACCATTATCCTGTTTTCTACACCAAGTATAGCTGCACCACCGAACCCTTATCTCTATTTCCATGAAGATTCCACAAGTGGTGAGTTAGTCCCCAAAGCACCTCAAAGTCGGGACGAATTTCTTGAAGCACTTGATGGGTGTTGTTTGGCACGGGAGCAAGGCATCTTACAATCCGATGGCATAGAATACGTTCTCGCCTTAAAGATAGATTTTGCCGACATGCCCGGAAGTAGAGAGGGCGCAGCATTTGACGCATATCTCTACGCCTCAGAAGGTATTTCCCTTAAGACCTATTATCGAGAGAACTCTTATGGGCAGATGGACATACAGCCCGGGCCTATGGGAGGCGTTGTCCCCACTGGTAATACGTGGGTTCGGGCTAAAAAACCGATGACATATTACGGCGAAGGTGCTAGAATCGTGGAACGCTACCGCGAATTGGTTCGAGAAGCATGCGAGGCGGTGGATTCAACCGTCGATTTCTCGCAATATGATAGAGATAACGATGGAATTGTTGACCATGTTTTCTTAATTCATGCTGGTAATAATCAAGCGGCATCTGGTGTTACTGATGACATCTGGTCTATTCTAACAAAAGGTGTTAACGGGGTTTACGACGGTGTTCGCGTGGATACTGCTGCAGTCGTCGCGGAGGAACCCGATCTTGAGCATCCGCATTTGGGAATCTATTTTCACGAGTTTTTCCACGATTTCGGGGCACCCGATGTTTACGGATTTAGTTTCACGGACGCTCGCGATCACAAATGGGGCTTGATGGGTGCCTTCGGTCCCTATCAAGGTCCAGACGGTTTGGGGATTAGACCCAGTCATATCTCAGGATACCTCAAGTGGGATTTCGATGCCAGACCTGAAAACGGACGCCTCGGCTGGATTCAACCGGTTCAGATAACACGGAATCAGAAAATTGACGTACCCAGTTTTGAACTGATGCCGGGATCTGATAAACTTTTTAAAATTGATATTCAGTCATCAGCGCGGACGCTTCGCGGTGAAGCCACGGAATTCTTTCTCATAGAAAATAGAAACAAAGCCTCAGGCGCAACTTTTGATACCTACCTACCTGAGTCTGGTCTATTAATCTGGCATATTGATGAAACTGAGACCTATCCGCTTGGAAGTTTCGATGCTTCTCAGCAGATATGGCTCGAAGACCCAACTGATCCTGAGCATCTCGGCATCTCTCAGCAAGATGGTGATGAATTTATAGACTTACAAGCCATTACTGACGGGGCTGCTTATTCCGCAGACGATGGTCAGACTGCCTTTACCCCAGGGACTCTCCCGAATAGTAATGCCAATGATGGCACTGTTACCGGTATCTCTATTACGAACATTGGACCGGAAGGGTTAACGATTCCGATCTTAGTTTCGTTCGGTGATACTTACGAACCAAACGATACGTTCGCAAGTGCATTTCCAATCGCTTATGGAGAAACCTACGAATCCTTTCTCTTCAGTCTGACGGATACACGCGATGTATACAAACTCGAAGCCGTCCACGGCGTTACTATTTTGGTGACACTTGCTGACATCCCGCCAAACAAAAATTATCGTTTATCCCTTCAGGCAGAGACAGGCGAGGTGCGTGCTATAGCCGAAAACGCTACCGACATCGCTGGATTGAGAATCCTGTATCAACCGAATACGACAGAAATATTCTATCTTGTTGTAGAATCGGATGGGAGTTTCAGCAGCACCGATTCCTATCGGCTGCGTGTAGACCAACTTCAGGCAGAACCCTTTGCGCTTACAGAGATGCGCGTCTATCCAAATCCACTCCGTTCCGGTGAGGACGTGGTAACCTTTGCTTATCGTTTGTCTGCTTCCCAAGTTGCAGATAACGTCAACCTTGAGATTTTTATTCCGACGGGTGACCTCGTTTATAGTGAAACGCGCGAAAATGTAGCTGCGCAAGGGAAGTTTGAATGGCGCGGCACAACTCGCAACGGCACACCCCTTGCATCAGGCATCTATGTTTACCGTGTTTCTGCTCGGCAAGCGGATCTACTCGTTCAAGAAATTGGAAAGTTAAGCATTGTGAAATGAGTATTGCAAATTCTTCGCACATATTTCTTGACTAAAAATTGCAGTTGTGCTAATTTAGTCAATAAAATCAGTTTTAGGCACATCGTCTATCCTTATCCTGATGTGCTTGCAATCAGCTGTAGGTGCTTCGCGCAAGAATGACTTGAATGCGCCACAGAGTAGGATATGAAATATAAACCTGCCATTTATAGGATGGTAGCCCAGGAGGCAATATTATCAATGAAATGGATGAATAAATTCACAGTACTCAATCTCCTCTTGCTATTTGCTCTCGCATTTAGCGTCGCAGGTTGTGGAACAGCACTGAGCAGCTTGTCACCCATTCAACCCGTCCATAACATAGCGGATGCCATGGCGGAACAAGCCGCAAAGCCGGACGAAGAGATAGTCGTTCCTGCTGTTCCCTCGGAGGACCTCGCTAAACCTGTGTTGAACAAGTACGGTATGGATACAGTCGGATTCCGTGTTGGAAAAGCACGCAATGCCAATATGGAAGCGATAACCTATATTTTCGCATTTGACGAATACGCACACGCCAACGACCAGTGGAGCAGCTTCCTCAACGAATGGACAGAAACCCAAGTCCAAATCGAAACCGGAACCGGTGAAGATAGGAAGGTTGTTGACATCGTCATGATGTCTGATAAACCCGACCTGTTTGAAGTACAGTCCAGACAACCCATCCTGACGAAAACACGGGATGGTATTACCGTTTCTATCGCATATTGGCGGCGGACGGATCTCGACCGGAAATACAACCGTGGCAACGCTTTCTCGCCTTTTTATGAAACGGAGGCTCTTTCCCAAAGCGACAAAACTGATGTGTTTTACGTCAAGATTACTAACAATCGAGAACAACACATCATCTTTGATGTGAAAAAATGCACGATTGTTGACCAGGGTGAGAACGTCTATAGCGGGATGAATTATGACGACTTAGAGGAGCGTTTCACATACATGGCGCGCGCGACAGGCCTCTATGTAAAAAATGGTCTTGAAATAGCACGACGGATCTTAATGGAGAAACGGATGCCTATCGTTGAGAAACAGGTGGGAACGCGCCGAACAGGTGTCCAACCGGGTGAAAGTGCTGAAGGTTTCGTGCCGTTCACCCAAATAAAGTTGAATGCTACTGATTTAAAGGTTATCCTACCCATCGAAAAGGCACCGCCGCCGGGAGGGGCACAGCGTTATCAAACGATAGAATTTGAATTCCCTTTCATGCATGATAGAGGTATTCGCACTGCGCAGCCATCCCCGAGGCGTTATTAAATCGCTGAGATAAGTTGTGCTACGTGTTATCTACACATTTTAAGATGCCCGCGGTCCCTTGTGCTGTGGGCATCTTTTATTTTTCAACAATTTCGCAGTTTGGCAGCGAGTCCAAAAACTGCTTTCCATAGTACCGCGTCTTAATTCGTGGATCAAGAATAACGACAATCCCTGTGTCTGTTTGCGTCCGGATGAGTCGTCCAAATCCCTGTTTTAGGCGTAATATCGCTTCCGGTAAGCTAAATTCAAAAAATTCGTTTCCACCGCTCTCCTTAATCTGTTTCACGCGTGCCTCCATTACTGGATGCGTCGGCACCTCAAACGGAAGTCTTGTAATGATGACATTACTGAGTGCCTCACCGCGGACATCAACCCCTTCCCAGAAACTTGATGTTCCGAACAGCACCGAATCCGTATCCTCACGAAACGCTTGAAGCATATCGGTCCGTGAGAGTTCCCTGCCTTGTTTGAAGCCGGTAATCCCAATCTCTTCAAGATCGGGAGCGACCGCATCGTATACTTCATCCATCATTTTGTAACTTGTAAATAGAACGAATGCTTTACCGTGCGTCAGTTCCAGATAGTGTTTGATTTTCTGGGTTACTATCGGTACAAATTCACTACTATTTGGATCCGGCATGTACCGCGGGATATGAATCTGAACCTGCTTTTTGAAATCAAACGGTGAGTGCACAAGTAGTTCACGACATTCATTGATTCCTATTCGATTTTTAAAGTAAGCAAAATTGCGGTTTGTGGAGAGCGTAGCACTCGTCATTACAACACTATTTTTTATGCTGAAAAGATGGTCCTCTAATATCTGCTTTACATTCGCGGGGGTGGCATTCAAGAGAACCCGTGGTGTTCGGCCACGCATCGATATTTCAGCCCAATAGACATAGTTTGGATCGTCCTGTCGGATTATCATATCTAATTCGTCGCGGAGCCGTTGACAGTAACTGTGATGCGCCGTGATTTCTTGTTCCTCATCCTCTGTGGAAGCACTGTTCTGAAGATCTTTCAATGTCCGTTCAAGGTCTGTGAGTGGTGTGTCAAGGGAATTTCTGACGAAGTTGCTTTCATGGATACGCTGTGTGAGGGAAGTACCGTAACCTTGATCATCAACTTCGTGAAGGGCATCAATAATTGTCTGAAAAAGAGTGTTGGCTTGCTCACGTGCTTCCTCGACTTGAGTCGTCAATTGTTTTGACTCGAAGAGTTTTGCCACACTGGAAAGCGAGTCGAGGAGCCACTTAACGCGGGTGTTACTAAAATTAACGCTCCCATGGTTAGTCGCTGTCGCTTCTAAATGGTGGGCTTCATCGATAATGAGGTAGTCGTATTCAGGTAAGACACCCAGTGCTTCTGTGCTCTCTTTACGAATCGCGAGATCGCTAAAGAGGAGGTGGTGATTCACAATCAGTAAGTCTGCATCCTGCATCTCTCTTCGAACATTAAAATAGAAACAGGTATTGTAGGTCTCACACTGCCGCCCGAGGCAGTTGTCTCTGTCGGATGCAACTTTATCCCAAACTTGAGAGTTTGGTTGCCACGGTAGATCTGCTGTGCTGCCATCTACCGTCCAATTCACCCATTCCTCAATTTCTGCAACTTCTTCGACTTCTTCCAATGTATCAAACAAACCCCGTTCATAATTGCGTAAGTTTTTAAGTCGTCTTCGCGAGAGATAATTACGCCGTCCCTTGGCAAGCACCACATTAAAATCGCGGGGGAGTATCCGCCGCAAAAATGGAATATCTTTTGTGACCAACTGTTCTTGCAGACTGATAGTATTCGTTGAAATAACGACTTTCTGCTCCGCTTTAAGCGCAAGAGAGATCGCCGGTATCAGATAAGCAAAACTCTTACCTACACCTGTCCCGGCTTCAACAATTAGGTGTTCAGCGTCTATGAACGCCCGAGCCACCTCGTGTGCCATTTGTAATTGTTCTTGGCGGAACTCATACCCGTCCAGGTGTTCTGAGATGAGTCCGCCCGGACTAAAGATTTTTCTGAGAGTAAGGGGGCTTGATGTTGTCATGGCCTATCTCTTATTGGATATTACCGCTGCGCGAATCAGTTTCTGGTGAGAGAACAACAAAAAATTAAATTGTGTCTCGGGCGATCCGAGGACTCCATTTAATCGCTGAGGGTCATTGTTACCTTATCTGTACCGTAACTATTTTTAATCTCAAGGATAACCTGTTCAAGATCAACACCTACTTTCTGGAGAAGGGCATCAAAATCCTGGGCACTCCTAACGTTTTCACCATTGACCTTAACGATGAGAGACCCTTGTGGAATTGGGCTATTTACCTGAACCCTGTCAACAATAACACCGCGATCCTCTTCGGTTAAATAAGTATATCTCTCGAAATCACCCTTTTCCAGCTTTCGGACTGTTAGACCGAGGCGGCGCCACGCCACGGAGTTGTTTTCAAAAGGTCTGCCCGCTTGTAAGGCAGGCATTTCTGCTATTGTTACGGTGAATATCCGCTCATGTCCCTCTCGGAGGACGGTAACCTGTGAACTCTTACCGACTTGCGAATCAGCAATCCACATTTTGAATTCGTTGATATCGTCAACTTTCTTCCCATTGTACCCAACAATAATGTCGTTTCTCTGTAATCCACCGAGATGTGCAGGCATATCTCTTAGAACGCTCATAACCCGAATCCCTTGTGTTGCGGGTTGCATGCGAATGCCGAGAAAACCGCGAATGATTCTTCCGTTTGCAATCAACTGCGTTCCAATCTTTTCCACAAGGTTGCTGGGAATAGCAAAGCCCGCACCTGCTCTAACGGCGTTCGTCGCGGGCGTATCGTCGGGGCGTCGTATTAACGCATTGATCCCAATAACTTCGCCGTGGATATTCAGTAATGGCCCCCCACTGTTTCCCGTATTGATCCAAGCATCTGTTTGAATAAAATCTTGGTACCGAATAAGACCGCGCTCCGGCAGAATAATACGTTCTTTCCCACTTACAATACCGGTCGTCACTGTATGGTTGAGCCGGAATGGGTTTCCGATAGCAATAGCGAACTGACCAACTTGCACCTGCTCAGAATCTGCTAATTGAAGGATTGGAAGTTCTTCTTTTGCATCAATTTTTAAAACAGCAATATCGGTGTTAGGATCCGTCCCCGTTAATTTGGCTTCAAATGGGTTCCCGTCCAGCAATTGGACGTGAATGACTGCCGCATCCCTCACGACATGGTAATTCGTCAGAATATAACCGTCTTTGCGAAAAATAAATCCGGAACCTTCTTGTTGAAACCGGTTTCCTTCGCTCCAGCGTTCGACACTCACACCGACAATAGCAGGTTTGCTTTGTTTGGCAATACTTACGAACGCATTTTCGATTGAACTGAGGAGTTCAACATTTGTAGGCTGTGTGGTGCTACTACAAGAAGAGATGATGACACTCACGCTAACAAGGAAAATTATCAAATGAGAATAGACACTGATATTTTTTTTCATGGCATTCTCCTGTCCTATCTTTATCTCTCTATAGCGTATTTTAGCACAGTTTCTCGGAATTTGTCAAGCGTTTCACTACCTCAGAATCGCCAATTTCTCCAGATAGGTATAGGTCTCACCTTTGGACGTAGCCGAGATATGGCACATATAAATTCCCGGAGACACGGCTAATCCGTAAGAGGTCTGCTGGTTCCACCACGTTCGCCATACCCGCGGATCTAACCGGGCAGAAACCCCTTCAATCCGCTTTATCAGATTGCCACCTGAATCATAAATCACCACCCGCAGGTCTGTTATAGCCGCGTTGGCTTCGACGCGAAATTCGGTTAAACCGTCTGAATACGCCGGATTCGGAAACACAATGACCGTTTTCCACGAAAAGGCTTGCGTTAAAATAACGGATTCTGAAACTGAAACCGCGCCAAGTGGATAACGTGCTATGGCTTGAAGAACGTTCACCCCCGGTTGCAGTGGCACTGTAGCCGTATAGGTTTGCGTTTCTCGGTTAAGTGATGCTTCCGCGCGACTCGGATGGATAACAATGTCAATCGGAAAACCTGAATGAAATGTCCCCGTAACCTCTAATTCACTCTCTTGGGTCGTTGGTGGCAGTCGTAGCGTTATCTGTGGCGGCTGCCGCGCCGGATGAAACGTATCCGTGAGAAGGCTATCCATTGTAACAAGCACGAGTTGTGCCACCTTTCTCACTAAATTGAAGTTCACTTTATCAGCAGTATCAGCAGATGTATGATAAAAGGGATTGGCATCGTAATTCTGTGAATCTCGCCACGGTGTGGAGCTCTCAGTTAAAGTAACCGCATTGTAACCGCTATCCCAGAAAGGTTTATGGGAAGAAATATCAACGAATTCATCTTGGGTGCGACGAATCTTCAAGCCAATGTCGTACCACGCATTTGCGATTGTAAGGGCGCGCCCTATCCATGCTGAATCGTTATTGGTGATAATTTCAACGAGATCGCTTTTCCAATTGAAACCCAGCATGTCTAAGTTAAAAACACCGACAATGTTTTCACGTTGACGGTCGGTATCTGCTCCAGTGCTTTGATCTATAGCAGCTGCCTCTTGAACATAATGACGGCTGCCAAGAAAGCCGAGTTCCTCACCGCCTAACGCGACGAATCTTATCTCGTGATCGTATTCATATCGGCTTAAGAGGTGTGCAATCTCCAACATCGCTGCAACGCCTGTACCGTTGTCGTTCGCACCGGGTGCAGTAGAGGCTAATGGGTTCCAATTCGGCTCGCGCACCGCCTGCGTATCGTAATGCGCACAGATGATAAAGATGCGGTTACTGGACGAAAGTGGATGCCGAGGTAGGACAGCCACTATATTTTTAACGCCACCAAAAACCTGTTCTGTGACCTCTATGCGTGGTGAGCGGCGAAACGCATTGGTAATGTAACGCACTACGTTATCCGTCGCTTCACGGTGGTGTGTGCTGCGTGTTCGGAGTGCCCCTGAACGACCAATGTTCTCCTGCAGTGCTGTCACCCGCGCTTCAAGTTGCTCAGATTGCACCAGGGTGAGTAGTTCATCACCGCGGGACAAAAGGGGATCGTCCGCTGCTATTGTAGTGAAAATGGGGATAGAAAAAAAAACAAGAAAAATGGCGTATCTGCTTACTCGCGTTCGCCAGTAATCTCTTAATTGACTTGACATAAGAATAAGAATCTTGTACCCTATTTAACAGTTTCTTTTATTTTAACAGAATTTATTGCGATTGTAAACAGAGATAACGTTTTACTCCTGTGAAACCGAGGTGTGCTAAGCCAACCCCTATGGCGATGGAGATAGACGAAAATGCCAGCGAATCTACCCCCAACCTACTATAAACTCAAACACCAGCATGAAGCCGCCAAAACAGATGAAGAGCGACTCAGTTTGTTAGAGGAGATGTTGCGCATCATCCCTAAACACAAAGGCTCCGAAAAGGTTGTTTCTGACATACGCCACCGTATCGCGAAAATCAAAAAAGGACCAACCGCAGCAGGTGGCAAAGCAACTGGTAAGAGAAACTACAGTGAGCATATTCCTAAGCAAGGCGCGGGACAGGTCGTTCTCCTTGGACCTCCAAATGGTGGTAAATCGCAAATGCTCGCGAACTGGACAAACGCTAAAACAGAAGTTTCGCCGACACCCTACACAACGACAATGCCGACGGTCGGAATGCTGCCCTATGAAAACATACAATTCCAGATCATTGATACCCCTTCGATTACGCCAGATTTTGTCTTGCCAACAGTATTGACGCTCACCCGTAATGCCGATCTCCCTTTGCCTGTTATCAGTCTTGCAAGCGACAATCTCTTAGACGATCTTGATGTCGTGGTAGCACTCCTTGATGAGGCAGACCGTGAGATACCAGAGAACGGAACCCTTATTGTTGCTAATCAACTTGACGCTTCTGGCGCGGAGGAGAGGCTTGATATTCTCAAAGAATTTTATGGAGACGTATATCGGATTTGTCCGATTTCTGCTGAAACTGACGAAGGCAAAGATGCCTTATTTCAAGAAATCTATACGGAATTAAACATCTTACGCGTCTATCCGAAGGCACCCGGGAAACCGATAGAACACGATGAACCCATTGTTCTCCCTACAGGGGCAACTGTCCTTGATGCCGCGCGCAATTTACACAAAGATTTTGCTGAATTTAAGTTCGCACGGATATGGGGACCCGAATGGCACGATGGACAATCTGTCAGTCGCAATGATGTCGTTTACGATGGAGATGTCGTCGAATTTCATTTGTAGTTATGTCGGTGGATATAATGAGAAAACGAAGCAGAACACCCCTATATCTAATATATTCGCTCTGTATCCACTTTCTACTCCTGCTGGTAATATGGTGGACGGTTCCTGAGCAAGTCCCAACCCTGCCATTCCATGGAAAGATAGAGGCTTTGATAACTCACATTGAACGACCGCCTCTGCCACCCAAACCGCCTGTTGTTGAACCTGCTGTCCTTGTTGTGGTGGAAGAAGAAACCAAACCGCCACCGCCACCGAAACCTAAAGCCGGTTTAAATGCATCTTGGCAAACTGTAAATCGAGACGCAGCAGACCTTCCGAAACCCGAAACACGTAAACAAGAGGGATTAACCCGATCGCAGGAATCCGCCGGGAACGATTTGTTGCAGTCCAATCCGGTAGTTGGGAACCCTATAGCAGTGAATGCTTCCAATCACACGGTAGTTGTGACACCTACATCAGAAACGGAGTATGTCGCACCACAAGGCGAAACAAAACCTATTGCTTTAGGCACGAATGACACCTTAAACAGCAATTCGCCAACGATCAATGCCCCGAAGATTCACTATGGGAGTCGTCGTGGGGACGCACTCCAAGCCACAGCCATGAGCAATTCTTGGGGTGGTGGCAGCTCCGCTAGTGGCAGTGTTGGTGGTGTTTTTGTTCAGATGATGAAGGATGTTGCCCGAACACTCGCTGACGCAACCACAATGCAGAAAGTTGATGTCATTTTTGTTCTTGATGAAACCGAGAGCATGCGCGACAATATCCGAGGTATCCGTGCTTATGTCGATTTTCTTTTTGACGCATTTGCGCGTGAAGGTCGTGATGCGACTTTCGGATTGGTGACATTCACGGATAACGTAAGAAGAATTGGACACACCGACGATCTCGGCGCCTTCAAAAATTGGCTCTTCCACATTGGCGTTGATGGCGGCGGAGACATTGCTGAGGCAGGTCTGGATGCGATTATGACCGTAGTGCAGGAGATGGAATTCCGAAAAGGGGCACAACGCTTCATTGTGCTGGCGAGCGATGCTGCTTTCCATGATGCCGATTATGACGGTAGGTCGGCATATAGTTTGGATCAAGTCATTGAGGCATTACAAAATGAGCGGATTCGGGTTGATGTTATTGGACTTGATTATCTGCCAATCCGACAGATTGGATTGGCAACAGGCGGAACGTGGCGTGCCATCCCAGGTCGCGGGTACCTTGAGTATATTCCGCCGCTAACCTTAACTGTTAAATTGTTCTCCAAGTTAGGGACACTTAAACTTGAAAGCGAGCGGATTGACGATAAGATTACGGTCTACATCAACAACCCACCGCGTCCGAAACAACTTGCTTTAACGTGGAAGGTACTCAATCCTCTCGGAGAAAAGGTTTACGGACCCATCACAGAAGAGAAAATTATACCAAATGACGGCTCAACCGAGGTGGAATTGACGCCTAATATTAACACCGAACTATTTCAGAGAATGCCGGGGGTTTATACCTTCATCTATCGTCTCGAAAATGAACACGGGCATCAAAGCATCTTGCGGCGTACATTGACATTCTAACTTTTGTGCGAAGCTGCTATCTTTATAGCATAATTTTTTGAGATTGTGTCTCTGCGTGTGCAAACTGAATGAAGTTAAAAAAAATAAATCGGTAATTGACGGGCAATGAATTGCCCTACTACAAACGGACTGGTTCGTAGTAGTGCGATTTATCGCACGTTCAGAAATTACCGAATTAAAAAATTAATCTTCATAAAGTTTACGCTACAAATCGCATTCATATTGGAAGAATTAAAAATGAAAGACCTAATCTTTGAACAGTGTCGCTATCATTTTGACGACATCGTTGCTATTCGACGGGACATCCATCAGTACCCTGAATTAGGGTTTGATGTACACCGCACTGCCGGTATTGCTGCGGACGCACTGCGTGCACTCGATATTCCTGTCAAGACCGGTATCGGTAGAACAGGGGTCGTTGGGGATTTGGAAGTAGCAGGCGCATCGAAACGTATCGCACTCCGCGCAGACATGGACGCGCTCCCGATTCAGGAACTCACAGATGTTCCTTATAAATCGAAGATTGATGGTAAAGCGCACCTATGTGGACACGACGCGCATACTGCAATGCTCATCGGTGCGGCGCGAATCCTTTCGCACCTCCGAGAT from Candidatus Poribacteria bacterium encodes:
- a CDS encoding trypsin-like peptidase domain-containing protein, whose translation is MKKNISVYSHLIIFLVSVSVIISSCSSTTQPTNVELLSSIENAFVSIAKQSKPAIVGVSVERWSEGNRFQQEGSGFIFRKDGYILTNYHVVRDAAVIHVQLLDGNPFEAKLTGTDPNTDIAVLKIDAKEELPILQLADSEQVQVGQFAIAIGNPFRLNHTVTTGIVSGKERIILPERGLIRYQDFIQTDAWINTGNSGGPLLNIHGEVIGINALIRRPDDTPATNAVRAGAGFAIPSNLVEKIGTQLIANGRIIRGFLGIRMQPATQGIRVMSVLRDMPAHLGGLQRNDIIVGYNGKKVDDINEFKMWIADSQVGKSSQVTVLREGHERIFTVTIAEMPALQAGRPFENNSVAWRRLGLTVRKLEKGDFERYTYLTEEDRGVIVDRVQVNSPIPQGSLIVKVNGENVRSAQDFDALLQKVGVDLEQVILEIKNSYGTDKVTMTLSD
- a CDS encoding M6 family metalloprotease domain-containing protein; this encodes MPNPMTSSSTSYAGSAGVSLIKSFGKLLYIFLQFIPMQIFQTFIVCVTTIILFSTPSIAAPPNPYLYFHEDSTSGELVPKAPQSRDEFLEALDGCCLAREQGILQSDGIEYVLALKIDFADMPGSREGAAFDAYLYASEGISLKTYYRENSYGQMDIQPGPMGGVVPTGNTWVRAKKPMTYYGEGARIVERYRELVREACEAVDSTVDFSQYDRDNDGIVDHVFLIHAGNNQAASGVTDDIWSILTKGVNGVYDGVRVDTAAVVAEEPDLEHPHLGIYFHEFFHDFGAPDVYGFSFTDARDHKWGLMGAFGPYQGPDGLGIRPSHISGYLKWDFDARPENGRLGWIQPVQITRNQKIDVPSFELMPGSDKLFKIDIQSSARTLRGEATEFFLIENRNKASGATFDTYLPESGLLIWHIDETETYPLGSFDASQQIWLEDPTDPEHLGISQQDGDEFIDLQAITDGAAYSADDGQTAFTPGTLPNSNANDGTVTGISITNIGPEGLTIPILVSFGDTYEPNDTFASAFPIAYGETYESFLFSLTDTRDVYKLEAVHGVTILVTLADIPPNKNYRLSLQAETGEVRAIAENATDIAGLRILYQPNTTEIFYLVVESDGSFSSTDSYRLRVDQLQAEPFALTEMRVYPNPLRSGEDVVTFAYRLSASQVADNVNLEIFIPTGDLVYSETRENVAAQGKFEWRGTTRNGTPLASGIYVYRVSARQADLLVQEIGKLSIVK
- a CDS encoding DEAD/DEAH box helicase; amino-acid sequence: MTTSSPLTLRKIFSPGGLISEHLDGYEFRQEQLQMAHEVARAFIDAEHLIVEAGTGVGKSFAYLIPAISLALKAEQKVVISTNTISLQEQLVTKDIPFLRRILPRDFNVVLAKGRRNYLSRRRLKNLRNYERGLFDTLEEVEEVAEIEEWVNWTVDGSTADLPWQPNSQVWDKVASDRDNCLGRQCETYNTCFYFNVRREMQDADLLIVNHHLLFSDLAIRKESTEALGVLPEYDYLIIDEAHHLEATATNHGSVNFSNTRVKWLLDSLSSVAKLFESKQLTTQVEEAREQANTLFQTIIDALHEVDDQGYGTSLTQRIHESNFVRNSLDTPLTDLERTLKDLQNSASTEDEEQEITAHHSYCQRLRDELDMIIRQDDPNYVYWAEISMRGRTPRVLLNATPANVKQILEDHLFSIKNSVVMTSATLSTNRNFAYFKNRIGINECRELLVHSPFDFKKQVQIHIPRYMPDPNSSEFVPIVTQKIKHYLELTHGKAFVLFTSYKMMDEVYDAVAPDLEEIGITGFKQGRELSRTDMLQAFREDTDSVLFGTSSFWEGVDVRGEALSNVIITRLPFEVPTHPVMEARVKQIKESGGNEFFEFSLPEAILRLKQGFGRLIRTQTDTGIVVILDPRIKTRYYGKQFLDSLPNCEIVEK
- a CDS encoding M28 family metallopeptidase, translating into MSRGDELLTLVQSEQLEARVTALQENIGRSGALRTRSTHHREATDNVVRYITNAFRRSPRIEVTEQVFGGVKNIVAVLPRHPLSSSNRIFIICAHYDTQAVREPNWNPLASTAPGANDNGTGVAAMLEIAHLLSRYEYDHEIRFVALGGEELGFLGSRHYVQEAAAIDQSTGADTDRQRENIVGVFNLDMLGFNWKSDLVEIITNNDSAWIGRALTIANAWYDIGLKIRRTQDEFVDISSHKPFWDSGYNAVTLTESSTPWRDSQNYDANPFYHTSADTADKVNFNLVRKVAQLVLVTMDSLLTDTFHPARQPPQITLRLPPTTQESELEVTGTFHSGFPIDIVIHPSRAEASLNRETQTYTATVPLQPGVNVLQAIARYPLGAVSVSESVILTQAFSWKTVIVFPNPAYSDGLTEFRVEANAAITDLRVVIYDSGGNLIKRIEGVSARLDPRVWRTWWNQQTSYGLAVSPGIYMCHISATSKGETYTYLEKLAILR